Below is a genomic region from Panthera tigris isolate Pti1 chromosome E1, P.tigris_Pti1_mat1.1, whole genome shotgun sequence.
AGCCTCTAACCCTGAGACCTGCTTTTTAATTGCTTTCCCCGATCTGTtctgctccctgctcccctctgtctccctgcctgaCTGAGTCCCTCTGGGAGGGTGAGAGGCAGGGGCCAGATGTATCCCtggtgggaggagagggctggCAGGCAGCCTGTTATTTCCAATCCAGTGGTCTTCCAAATGGACAGGATGCGCCAGGGAACAGGGGTGGAAAGGCTGTAGGCGAGTTGAAGGGAACACTTAAGGAGAGCTAGAAAATACAGCCATGGTCTCCAGGCCCTTGGGGGGGGACTCTGGTCGCTTCCTCCCCCTACAACCTCCATCCCAAGCCCTCCGAGGTCCCTCTTCACGAAAGAACCACGGAGGAGGGGAAGACAACCATGAACTAGATTCTGTCTGGGAACCAGGATCCCCCAAGCTTAGCTAAGAGCCAGAGAGGGACATTCCCGGGAAAACTGGGAGACAGATGAGCAGGGGCCTGAGATGGAGGACTGCTAAGTTAGCAGcatgccccaccccctctggTGACAAAGTCCCCTGTGGGGGCCGAGCTgatggctgggggtgggaggacccAGGGGGAAAAGCGGGGTCCCTTCTGTTGACAGGTCCCAACACTGAAGGAGGTTTGGGCTTACACTCGGGTGAAAGGGACAGGCACCATCCCGACTCCCTGCGTGAAGGGACAATGTCTTATTCTGTGTCTGCAGCTCCTGGCACTGAGCCTGGTTCTCTGAATCGGACAGGACTTGGTACCCCAGTGTGGGGTCCAGACACCAGCTTCGGGGCCTCAGGCGGGCAAGGAGATGGGTGCAAAGGGCCTGGGAAGAGAGTATTCTAAACTCCCAGAAGTGGAGTGAGGGGCTCTGCCCAGAACCCCAAGGTGAGAGAGGCCAGGTGAAGCAGGAAGAGGGGCCTTAGATCAGGCTGGGCCTGCagtggatgggggcggggggcattgATTGCCGTGTCTCCAGGATGACTCTCTTTATGTAAGAACAATCCAATCTCAGAGCCTCATCGCCGCCCACGGAGGTCAGCTGGGAGCTGGCCGTCAGCTCGCTGCCCCCTCAGCCCTGGCCAGCTCCCTGCAAAGCTGGGACCAGCCAGGCTGCCTCCTGGCCAGCGGGACACCGTGCAGCGAGCACTCCCAGCCCGACCTCCTGTGATTGAGGGCAGGAGCCACACGTGCTTAACTCCATTGGCAGAGTCTTTGTACATTTAATGGGTCACCCGAGAGCATATCTTGCACCATGGAGccacaaatgtttgctgagcGAATGGCCGGTTGCAGAACATCCTTGTCAAGAGTGACCTCTTCCTCTTGCGGGCTGCCCCCAGCCTAGGCAGATTCTGCCTCGTGCGATGGACCCTGTTGTGTGAGGCTTGCCCTTCTGGCCCTCGTTACCAGCCGCCTTGTCCTGTGCCTGCTGCCCCGGTGCTTGCAAGGGTGATGGTGACCATCAAATGAGATGAATATATGTGAGGGCCCCAGGAAATGCGCAAGTTATTCCATTTGAATCCAACAGCACTCAGCCAGGTCTCCTAAGGTCAAGGCACCACGCCAGGCCGCTGGGGGCTACAGATGTGGAGCTGTGGCTGCTTCTGTGGGAATCATGGAGCATGGAGGGAAAAAACTCATTAAGACTAATTGGAGAGGCGGGAACCCCAGGCACGCAGGAAGAAATGCCGGTTCACTTCTAAAGGCAAACAGCTTGGTGTTATGCGAAGAACCAGACCCTGGTCcgaatcctggccctgccacttgctGTCTAACCCTGGGCACGTTTTGTTAACCTTCTTGAGTCTCTTTCCTCATTATACCTCATAAGGTCGCAAAGTTTTGTGAGATGCCTGCAGCCGGGCAGGACCCAGGGCGCCTCTTCTGTGTTCTTGTCTCCATTCCTCCAAATAGGAGTCCAAACTGAGTGGGGCAGGGCTCACCAGGTAGAGGGGGAGGCTGCTCCCCCAGAACGGCGAGGACTCATTGGAaattagcagcattatttacacgCTACTCAAAATGTGCTAAACACCTTTAACatgtttgttttgagaagcaAGTTAAACACAGActcctataattttatttacactATTAATTCATTCAGCCAGCCACATCTTCCTGGAGAGACAGAGGTGAACCTGTGTTGAACCATCACAACCCAAATGAGTGGAAAGGAAAGCCACGAATAGGGTTGAGAGTGGGGCTTTTGGAGCTGGAGGAAGATTGTACTGGGTTCAAGCGGTCGGGGCTTAGCCTTGAGCCTTGAGCCTCACCTGAGACCTGGGGCCGCTACACATGCTCCCTGACAGCAGGACTCTTAGCAACCTCTGCCCAAGGCCGCAGAAGGATGGTGCAGGCCTGTACGTGGGATGCTTTCTTCACCCACTCAGGAGCAGAGGCccttggtgggggatggggccaCGGAGTAAGCAGCAGAGCTCACCCTTAGGCCCAGACCTCAGGCTGCCGAAGGAGGCAGTGGGGAACGCTTTCTGTACTCAGAATCTTCTGGGGAAGGTTGCTATCCTGTGCAGGTATATGGAAAGAAACACACACCAAGAATGGAGAtggtttattaattataataaaaaaatatatctatatctacatgtacatatatatgtatatatgcagaaATAAAGGATCAGAGGATATAAACGCGAGTATTAACAGCTGTTACATCTAGGTGGTAGCATTAAGGCTGAATTTCCCTCTCTTCTGTACGCTTCTTTTTACACTGAGTGTGCATCCTGTTTGCAGTAAAGAAATGATAAAGCTATCTTCATTTGGAAATCCAAACACCACTATCATCCACATCATCACTAGGATGGCAGCCCGCGGCTGGGGCTCCTgctctgggctgcagggatgaGGCCGAcggtgcctccctctctcacacaccaGGGAGAGTCAGGCTGGGAGCCCCTACCGCGCCcaatcccatcccatcccatcctcGCCCCTTCTTCATTGCACAGCGGCCATGACTGCACAGAGCCCTCTGTTagatgggaggggaggagcaaagtCCCCCAAGGCCACCTGCTCGCGTGGAGAGTGTTATGAACAGGTAAGGTGGTTGCACCTTTAAAATAGCAACATGTTGACACTCAAGATGAATATATACAGGCTGAGAAACTGAGTATAACAAGAGATTGATAAAGAGGGCAGGTAGCAAAATGAATGGCTGGTGAGGAGTGTTAATAAAGGAAGAGGGTGTTGCCCTTAATTGCTCCGAGGTGAGGAAGGCAGGTCAGGGCTCCTGGCACAGGCGGTTCCGGGGACCACGAGGAGCTGGTGGGTCAGGACACCTTGGTGATAGAGCTCCCAGATGACAGGGCTCCCCCAATCCCCATCAGTTCCTGCTGGCTCCTCTGGTTGCCAGGGCAGCGGGGACTGGAGGGGGGTTCTGCAGGCCAGTTGGATGGggacaggcagggaggaagaaagtCAGGTTCTGtcccactgctccccacccccactcttctCCCACTTCTCTCATCAGGGTCCCTAAAACGCTGGGAAATACCCCAGGCCTTCCTTTCACCTGGGTCTTggccctcctgtcccctcctacTTCCTGTCTGCATCTCCCATTGTGGCCCAGACCATCCCTGTCCCCAGTGCCAGTCACCTGGGATTGTGAGGGGCCCAGCTGGCCTCTTCAAGGTGCTGCTGGGGAGGCGGGCGATGCGGCTGCGGCCACGGGCCATTCCCAGGGAGCGGGAGACTGAGGaactgagagagggagggaaggaaggaaggaagttaggacGGTCACAGCCACACCTTGGGACTACAGGGTAGGGGTGGAGGTGTAGAGCTAGACACTAAGCCTTGAGAGCAGGGGGAGGCCAAGCACCAGCTCGAGCTTCTAAGGCCAGATCTGAAGGCAGGAAGAGGCAGTGGGAAGGAGAGCTTCGTGGGGTGTGGCAGGGAAGTAGAGGTGAGGGGTGGGTGATCTGGTCCCCAGATTAACCAGTGAACACTGACCGTCTCCCTCATGGAGAGGAGCCTGTAGCGTTTCACTAAAGAAGGGAGATACCCTTCCCTTCTGGTACAATCCTGTACTAGCAAGGGTCAAGGGAACCTCATTCAGTAAGAGAATCCGATGCTGGCCCTGCTCACAGGACCCCTGCTACTGGCTCCAAGGGGTCCAGAGACACAGCGGAGCCCCGTAGCTGGCTCAGCATCCGCTGCCCCGGAGAAAGCTCCGTCTCTCCCCACGTACTCCCCCAGCCTCACCTCGCAACGCGCCTCTTCTTGCGGGCTGAGCTCCCAGGGAAGGAAGATGTTGGTTTGGGGCCTTTCATGGTGAACAGGGGTACAGGTCCActgcgggagggagggaggtaaaggAAGGCAGGTCAGGAGGGAACCAGGAAAAGGTGCCAgcgcctcctccctccagcccccagctcgGCGGGTGGGGAGGTTGGATAAGATGACCTCTGAGGTTTCTTCCTACTTAGAGGTGgattcctctccctgcctcactcgGCCTGGGCTGACAGTTGAGTGACAGGCCTGTTCTGGGAGAACATCCAGATGTCAGTTTCTGGCACGTGCAGGGAACCGGAGTTCAAACAATTTGACCCTTACACCTGCCTGGCTGTGAGTCTGTTACCGAGAGGTGGTGCAGGCTGTAGGACGGGCAGGGGGTGTGGGCAGCCCACCGCCCTTGGCCTCACAAGTACAAGGTCAGTCTGCCATTTGTTCTTGGCTTTGGACTGTCCCGAGCTGGTCATCCTTCCCCTTTCCTGTGGGTGGAAGGTGAAGTTGAGAGCTTCATCGTCTCACTGAAAAATGGCTGAGTAAAATTTTTCTGAGGATCCCCTTCCCAGTTCCAAATGCTGGGCTGGAGGGTGGAAATGGCAGGAGCACATATTTATCAGCGGGACTTGGGACTGAGACTGAGCCAGAGAGTACCAGTgatgcagaggcacagagagggctaGGCCGCCTCCTTATTCCTGCTCCCTGCTGGCCGTCCCTGAGAGGGGGTCCCGTTAGCTCCTTGTGGGCATGCCACaaaccagcacagagccggcAGCTTTGAAGTATGGACAGACAAGCCAGGAAGGAGCAGCAGTCCCGGGCCTGGGGAGCGACACTGCTCAGACCAAAGGGGGAAAGACAGCAAATGTCCGGCTCTGAGAGTCAGGCTGGCTTCTACTCTTTGCAGCACCTCTGTTCCCTCGCCGACTCCCCATCCCTGGTctggaaggatgggagggaggctgGAAGGGAGACCCACCTGGGGATGAAGGGCTGATCCAGCCTGCTCGGCTCCTGGGGAACATTCTCCCAGCCAGTGCATTCAAGGAAACCCAGTTTTGAGGGGGGCTCCTCTGAGAGGTCAAAGGTGGCGTTGAGGTCCCgagggggcagggccagaggAGTAGAGCAGTTCTGCACGGCAGAAGGGCCCAGGGGCACCCGGCTTTTGATGACTGTGGCTGGGCAGATGCGAGGGGAGTGGCAGGAGGAGGAGGTCTTCCCCCCTCTGGGGGTGGTGGGCCCGAGTGAAGGCTGAGCCTCAGGCAGGGACCCCCTCCTCAGGCAGGGCAGGAAGGACTGGCGCTGGCGTTTGGTCCCCAGCTTCGGGGCTGGGGGGCTGTCTGGCTCTGAGGGGCtcggtctcctcctcctcttcttctctgtGGGCCGCCGGGCTACCTGGGCTGGGGTGCGGTCAGGCCCTGGTAGGACCCCCAGAGTGTGCATGAGGCCACTCAGTCGCCTTGCCATGGTCCGGGTCACGGGGCCAGAGTATCCTGGAGACTCTGaacacagagaaggcaggtgTTAAGGGGAGATCAGGGACCAtccagaaggaaggagaatttGTAGAATTGGGGGAGACACAGGAGCCCCTAACTCCACAGGTCTGCTGGGACTCCTGTCCACCGCGGCATGACCCAGCAGCTGAGGGCCCAGCCACCCCTCAGCACGAGCTGGGTCTTGGAGAGGGCAttgacagaggcagagcaggggCAAGACTCACCTGACTCTACACGCAGCTCCAGAGGTGCCCCCCTGGCCGGGCCGGGTGTGCCTGAGGCCTCGGCTCTGGGCTCAGCTTTTTCCTCTTGTACCAGCTGCTGTAGGGTCTCGAACTCTGTGATCATGTCGGGGGTCAGCAGGTTGGCTGCTTGGAGCAGGGAGTACTGTCgctgtgccaggcacagcacCTTCAGGGCCAacctggaagggaggggaggggatccCGCCCCTCCTCAGACCTGGCCCCACTGCTCCGGCGGTGAGGGGCACACGAGGGCGGgtcccctggctccctcctgccttgCCCCCCACACTGGTGCGCcggcctccccgccctcccagctGTGGCTCTTGCCCTGCTACCCCCTTGCTGGAGACCAAGGCTGGTGGAGATGGTCACAAGCAAGGCAGGAGGGAGGCTTCACCCCTAAATATGCGCCCAGACAAAGACAATGACCTGGGAGGTAGGGAAAGGGCACTAAATGGCCTTGGACCAGAAGGTCCGAGTTTCCTCTCAGCTCTGCCGCTTACTAGCACTTGACCTTGAGTAAGTTCATCCACCCAAGGGGCAATGTAAGGTAGCAGCAGTGAGAGCTAGGCTCAGGTCAGCCTGCCAGCTCAGATCCAGGCTCCCACACTtgctgctgtgtgatcttggaggCACTACTTAACCTCAGTGTCCACATCCTTAAAACGGGGATAACAAATACACCCACCTCTTAGGGTGGTTGGGAAGATGAAATGAATTATTTGgtatataaagtatttaaagaGGACTAAGCACTGTAAAATTAACTGTGACCGGTAGAATAAAAACCTCTAGCTTGTCAGGACAAGAGGAGATGAGATTAGATATGCTGTGTTCGTCTCGGTTCTGAGAAGACCCTCGAAAACGCATTCAGTCCACTTAATGGTGGGGATCCTGAAAGAGCTGGTGTGGATCAATGCACACTTCACATGCACTGAGGGGCTATTTAAAGGGAATTATGAGGGTAATGCGATTATTGATATTGTACATTTAGATTCTAATAAGGCAAATTTCCTTCCTGTGAGGCACGCCTCTGATGAAAGAATGGACACAGTTATCTGGGTGGGGATTACTCCTGGCCAATAATTTATCCTCAGGTAGCTCTACCTGCCCGGCCATCCCTGagccccctcctctgccttcacTGTCTGCTTGGGGAATCCAAACTCATTTGATAAAGCAGCCACCAGGCCTTTTTGAAAGAAGGccggatataaattaaaaaggacaCAGCAGAAACTCATTCTACATCTGCCTGAGCCACACATTATAAGATTAGACCACTGAGAAAAGTGAGTGTCTAGGGAGAAAAGCATGGGCTTGGATGTCAGGTGACCCTGGTCTCACCCTGTCCCTCTGGCCGTGTGGCCCTGGTACCCCATCTGGCAAGTGGGGAGCTGGCCTATACCACGGGTTTCCAAATTAGGTTTCACGAAACCCATCAGAGGACATTTAAAATGGAGCTCTGCTTTATCTGTTCTACATATTAAACTTCAGCATaagatttcatttgaagaaaGGACTTTGTAGCTAAAAAACATCctgaaaaaccactgaactggAAAATCTAAGATCCACTCAGTTCCCTGGTGGTCTAAGATTCTAAAGTCTAAAGCCAAAGAGAAATGATTTTCTATTATCTGGTTGTTAGGGTGTTTCCAAGTATGGAGAGGATCTAGCATGTTCTGTAGCCCCTGATACATGGGGTCTTCTGTCACATTTTATTAGTGTCTGTTATTAGCCctaagaagaaaggagaataaagcCTATGTTCCCCAAATCATAGCTAAGAGTGAAGCACCTTGTCGGGGATCACAAAACCAGAGGCAAAGCAGAAAGGAGAGCCCTGGAGTTCTCCCTCTTCATAGCGGGGGACGCCAGAACAGGGAAGGGACCCTGACTCATCAGTGGGAGCCCTGGGGGCCAAGGGGACATCCTGCCAGTGCATCCTGGCCACTCCAGGGCCCCGGGGAGTCAGCAGCAGGAGATAGATAATGAGCCGCTGATTATTCAGGCTGCAGCATTTTTGCTGAGTAGGGAACAGACACTCcccaacaagaaataaaattaaacaggcCCTTCTGTCCGGAAGCTTTAAATATACTGCCTAGCGTGAAGCGTGCTGGGGAGGCAGGAGTGGGGTTGGCAGCAGCAAAGCTAAGTGGCAGGGGATTTATGGTCTAGGGGCCAAGGAAAAACATACTAGCAGCACCTCTCTATTAAGCACAGAAAGAAGGGTCCAGAATCCATTTCTCTCTGGCTCTGGGTGGTGGTCTGTATTTACTTCTGAGAAGAAATAGCCACAATCTGTTGATGAAGACACTTGATAAACGCCTGACTCGGGACGGCTGTCCCTTTCTCAGCCCGCCACCCAACTTCTCTTGGCTGCTTGGTTCCTCCTTGCAGAGGACAGACGGGCAGCTCAGCCCCCAGACTGGGAAGCACAGCACTAGCCAGGCAGCCCTGCCCTAACTTGGTGCTTGCCAGCCAAATTCTGGATGGAATTTGGTGTTTTGCTCACCAGTTATGTGGAAGAATAGAGATGACGGGTAAGTACACAGAGTAGGTGATAATCTTAAGTCGTTGAAAGCAGATCAGGGACAACATTGAGGGAAAAAGACTCGACTCTCAACTAGAGCAGAACCAGAGCATTGGCGACGTGCCGAACACcggctccccccccacccccgaaggTCGGAACCCATCGCCTGCCACCCTGGACCCCGGAGAAGAACGAGAAGACACCTACTGCTTAGAACAGTCCCTGCCCAAGTTCTGTGGTGAGAGGCAGCCCGTGTCTGGCTTGGGCTGCAGGGTCAGGCCCGGGGACCTTGGCAGTGGGTGTCTGAGGGTCTGCTCTGGTACCTGGATTGGAACCTAAGGAGGAGAGGAGTCACAGGTAGAGGGGCCAGGATGGCCACCCTCCCCCACATAAGCAGATCTTAAAATCCTTCCCTCTTCCAAGGGGGATGAAAGAGGGGATCTTGGGCTGACCGGGTCCCATTTGATCCTTTCTCCATCCCAgactcctcctctctccctgctccccttctGGTAACATGCATGCTTGTCACTTCCAGACATAGGCTCTGACAGGGACGCCCCTTCCTGCACAGGATCTGAAAGCCCCTTAATGACTAACACGTAAGACATCCAGGTGGGGAGCCCAGAACTGAAGAGACTctgtgagctgaggagggacaTTGCTTCCAACCCTCCACTAGCTCCAGGTCCTACCTCCTCGGCTGGGTCGTCTTCCTTGTCCTCTGGGGGCGGTTCCCGGTCTGGAGAGTTCCCTTCCATGACCCTCCCCACCGGGGCCTCTGGCCCCAGGCTCTCCTCTGGAAGGACTGCAGACCCTGGGTGGAGctctggggtgcagggctggctGGGAAGATGGGACGGTGAGGGGCAGCTGGGAAGGAtaagggggaaaggaggggactTGAGAGGCGGGAAACAGGGTCAGGTGGggaaagcagggaggggtggggtctCTGTGGCACCAGGTGGTAGAGAACCATAAGGGATGGATGCCTGGGTAACAAGTGGGCAGtagcagagggtgagagagggagttGGTGATTTCCTGGCTTAGGAAACAAGGATGCTTGTCTGttaattttaccttcttttaaatAGTATATGCTCCTTATACAGGCTGGGGGGGTGTCACTAACTCATCTGACACAGATCAtttcttctattcttattttactgAGAGGTGCTATTAGGGCTGTCTAGAATACGCTGTGTCAAATGAGAGAGCACTGGAGGTGGCAATCAGTGTCCTGGGCACTGGCTGGGAACCCTCAACCCCAGGTGGCAGCACAGAAGCTGGGGAAGGGGGGTTTTCCCTGCTGAGCTAAAGAGGGTAAGCACGGAGGCAGGACTCACGCTTGCTGGGGAGGGCCGGATCTGGGGGATTTCGGGAGGTCTTGCGGTGGCACCTGGGCTCCCGCCTCGTACATTTGGAGCTTCTCCCTCAGGGCAGCCACCTGCAGTCAGAGCAACCCAGCCTCTCAGAGCCCCAGGTGAGCACAGGAGCTGAGGGGTGGGCACGGAGCCCTGGCGGCGCCCCACTGCTCACCTCTGGCGCCCTGCTTCCCGGCCAAACTCCCCAGGAGGGCTCCTCACCTCAGCCTGCAGCTGCTGGCAGATGGTGGCATACTGGCTGATGTGACAGTCCAGGCTGATCACATTACTCTTCAGCTAAGAtgcggggcagagaggggggcaagGTACAAGAGAGATTTCACGTGTTCATTCAAAGCGGCTTTTAGCCACCACCTCCGATgaccaggcactatgctaggcgCTTTACTCACATTCTCAAGAATCACCCTCCCGACTGGGGAAACAGATCAGGGAAGGGCAGCGATTTGCCTGGGACCACAGCAAGAGGCAGAAGGATGCTTTGGAACCCAAGACTCCTGACTCCCTGACCAATACACTCTCACTAGGCCAGGGGCTTCCCAGCAACAGCTCCAGGAGCATCAGGGCTCCTCAGAGGAGGCAGGGACAACTCTGCTTTTATCTGTGTTACATGTTACTGTTTATGTTGTTTGGCTGAAAATATTGTCCTGCTGCTAAAAACAAGTCTGAAAAAGATCATTGGCCAGCACTTGGCCACCCCCTTCCGttgcctcccttttttttttttttttcctaatttttgaaatgttttttatttttgagacggagagagacagagcgcaagtggaggaggggcagagagagagggagacacagaatcggaagtaggctccaggttctgagctgtcagcacaga
It encodes:
- the KIF18B gene encoding kinesin-like protein KIF18B isoform X3; the encoded protein is MVMAVEDSKVRVVVRVRPPTPRELESQRRPVVQVVDERVLVFDPEEPDGGFLGLKWGSTHDGPKKKGKDLTFVFDRVFGETATQQDVFQHTTHSILDSFLQGYNCSVFAYGATGAGKTHTMLGREGDPGIMYLTTMELYRRLEAHQEEKRFEVLISYQEVYNEQIHDLLEPKGPLAIREDPDKGVVVQGLSFHQPTSAEQLLDMLTRGNRNRTQHPTDANATSSRSHAIFQHPLTPAICPQIFVKQQDRVPGLTQALQVAKMSLIDLAGSERASSTHAKGERLREGANINRSLLALINVLNALADAKGRKSHVPYRDSKLTRLLKDSIGGNCRTVMIATVSPSGLAYEDTYNTLKYADRAKEIKLSLKSNVISLDCHISQYATICQQLQAEVAALREKLQMYEAGAQVPPQDLPKSPRSGPPQQACPSPSHLPSQPCTPELHPGSAVLPEESLGPEAPVGRVMEGNSPDREPPPEDKEDDPAEEVPIQVPEQTLRHPLPRSPGLTLQPKPDTGCLSPQNLGRDCSKQLALKVLCLAQRQYSLLQAANLLTPDMITEFETLQQLVQEEKAEPRAEASGTPGPARGAPLELRVESESPGYSGPVTRTMARRLSGLMHTLGVLPGPDRTPAQVARRPTEKKRRRRPSPSEPDSPPAPKLGTKRQRQSFLPCLRRGSLPEAQPSLGPTTPRGGKTSSSCHSPRICPATVIKSRVPLGPSAVQNCSTPLALPPRDLNATFDLSEEPPSKLGFLECTGWENVPQEPSRLDQPFIPSGPVPLFTMKGPKPTSSFPGSSARKKRRVASSSVSRSLGMARGRSRIARLPSSTLKRPAGPLTIPG
- the KIF18B gene encoding kinesin-like protein KIF18B isoform X2, producing MVMAVEDSKVRVVVRVRPPTPRELESQRRPVVQVVDERVLVFDPEEPDGGFLGLKWGSTHDGPKKKGKDLTFVFDRVFGETATQQDVFQHTTHSILDSFLQGYNCSVFAYGATGAGKTHTMLGREGDPGIMYLTTMELYRRLEAHQEEKRFEVLISYQEVYNEQIHDLLEPKGPLAIREDPDKGVVVQGLSFHQPTSAEQLLDMLTRGNRNRTQHPTDANATSSRSHAIFQIFVKQQDRVPGLTQALQVAKMSLIDLAGSERASSTHAKGERLREGANINRSLLALINVLNALADAKGRKSHVPYRDSKLTRLLKDSIGGNCRTVMIATVSPSGLAYEDTYNTLKYADRAKEIKLSLKSNVISLDCHISQYATICQQLQAEVAALREKLQMYEAGAQVPPQDLPKSPRSGPPQQACPSPSHLPSQPCTPELHPGSAVLPEESLGPEAPVGRVMEGNSPDREPPPEDKEDDPAEEVPIQVPEQTLRHPLPRSPGLTLQPKPDTGCLSPQNLGRDCSKQLALKVLCLAQRQYSLLQAANLLTPDMITEFETLQQLVQEEKAEPRAEASGTPGPARGAPLELRVESESPGYSGPVTRTMARRLSGLMHTLGVLPGPDRTPAQVARRPTEKKRRRRPSPSEPDSPPAPKLGTKRQRQSFLPCLRRGSLPEAQPSLGPTTPRGGKTSSSCHSPRICPATVIKSRVPLGPSAVQNCSTPLALPPRDLNATFDLSEEPPSKLGFLECTGWENVPQEPSRLDQPFIPSGPVPLFTMKGPKPTSSFPGSSARKKRRVASSSVSRSLGMARGRSRIARLPSSTLKRPAGPLTIPEPPSSPRCPGNQRSQQELMGIGGALSSGSSITKVS
- the KIF18B gene encoding kinesin-like protein KIF18B isoform X1, which produces MVMAVEDSKVRVVVRVRPPTPRELESQRRPVVQVVDERVLVFDPEEPDGGFLGLKWGSTHDGPKKKGKDLTFVFDRVFGETATQQDVFQHTTHSILDSFLQGYNCSVFAYGATGAGKTHTMLGREGDPGIMYLTTMELYRRLEAHQEEKRFEVLISYQEVYNEQIHDLLEPKGPLAIREDPDKGVVVQGLSFHQPTSAEQLLDMLTRGNRNRTQHPTDANATSSRSHAIFQHPLTPAICPQIFVKQQDRVPGLTQALQVAKMSLIDLAGSERASSTHAKGERLREGANINRSLLALINVLNALADAKGRKSHVPYRDSKLTRLLKDSIGGNCRTVMIATVSPSGLAYEDTYNTLKYADRAKEIKLSLKSNVISLDCHISQYATICQQLQAEVAALREKLQMYEAGAQVPPQDLPKSPRSGPPQQACPSPSHLPSQPCTPELHPGSAVLPEESLGPEAPVGRVMEGNSPDREPPPEDKEDDPAEEVPIQVPEQTLRHPLPRSPGLTLQPKPDTGCLSPQNLGRDCSKQLALKVLCLAQRQYSLLQAANLLTPDMITEFETLQQLVQEEKAEPRAEASGTPGPARGAPLELRVESESPGYSGPVTRTMARRLSGLMHTLGVLPGPDRTPAQVARRPTEKKRRRRPSPSEPDSPPAPKLGTKRQRQSFLPCLRRGSLPEAQPSLGPTTPRGGKTSSSCHSPRICPATVIKSRVPLGPSAVQNCSTPLALPPRDLNATFDLSEEPPSKLGFLECTGWENVPQEPSRLDQPFIPSGPVPLFTMKGPKPTSSFPGSSARKKRRVASSSVSRSLGMARGRSRIARLPSSTLKRPAGPLTIPEPPSSPRCPGNQRSQQELMGIGGALSSGSSITKVS